One Mycobacterium paraseoulense genomic window, CACTGGCGGCACCAGTGGCATTGGGATGATGATAGCGCGCGGCCTTCTCCAGGCGGGCGCCCGCGTCGTCATCAGCTCACGCAAGGCAGACAGGTGCGCGGAGGCGCAGCGCCTACTGTCCGAATTCGGCGACGTTCAAGCTATCCCCGCCGACCTGTCCAGGCATGACGAGTGTCAGCGCCTCGCAGACCTTGTCAAGGCCGACTCGGAACGCCTGGACATCCTGGTCAACAACGCGGGAGCGATGTGGCGCGAGCCGCTAGCGACATTCCCGGACGAGGCCTGGGACGCAGTGCTCGGCCTCAACCTCAAGTCGCCGTTCTGGCTGGTGCAGGCGCTGCTCCCCGCACTTCGCAGGGCGGGCACCGCCGATGATCCCGCGCGCATCATCAACATCGGCAGTATCGCCGCCATCCACGTCGCCCAGTCGCCCAACTACTCGTACGCCAGCAGCAAAGCGGCACTCCATCAACTCACCAGAGTGCTTGGCAGAGAGCTGGGCCCACAGCACGTCACGGTGAACGCGGTAGCACCGGGAGTGTTCCCGTCACAGATGATGGCGTCCACGCTCGATGCCATCGGCGACACGATCGCGGCGGCGGCGCCTCTGCGCCGGCTCGGCCGCGACGACGACATGGCGGGTGTCGCCGTGTTTCTCGCTAGCCGGGCCGGGTCCTACCTCACGGGCACCATCATCCCGGTCGACGGCGGCATCGCGACGACCGCGACGGGTACGCCCTGAGCGTCGGCGCGAACGTTTGGCGGCGGCCGATGCCCCCGCGTGAACGCCTCCGAGTCGGGTCTCAACGCGGTCGTCGGGGTACCCACAGTGCCTCCCTCAGGCTGCGGGAGGGGCTTACGGTGAGGGGATGGCCACGGTGGATCTACGCGCCGACATCCGGGGGTTCCTCAGCTCGCGTCGCGCCCGCATCGCACCCGAGCAGGCGGGCCTGCCCGCGTACGGCGGCAATCGTCGGGTCAAAGGTCTGCGCCGCGAGGAGGTAGCGCTCCTGGCGGGCGTATCAGTCGACTACTACGTGCGCATGGAGCGCGGCAGCCTCGCCAGTGCCTCCGATGGCGTGCTCGATGCGTTGGCCTCTGCCTTGCAACTCGACGAGGCCGAGCGCGACCACCTGTTCCACCTCGCACGCCAATCCCGGGCGCCCAGCGGCCCACGCCGGCGCAGGCCTGTGGTGACGGTGCGCTCGACGCTGCAGCAGGTGCTCGACGCCATCTCCGATGCGCCGGCCTGGATCCGTAATGGACGATTTGACGTGCTCGCCATGAATCAACTCGCCCGCGCGCTGTACTCACCGGTGCTGGCCGACCCGCGGCGGCCCGCGAATACAGCGCGGTTCGTTTATCTAGCTCCCGAGGCGGCCAGAGATTTCTTTGTCGACTACGACCAGTTGGCCAGTGACGCGGCCGCGAAGCTACGCATGGAAGCCGGCCGCAATCCGCACGACGAGCAGCTGATCGCCTTGGTCGGCGAACTGTCAACGTGCAGTGAGCTATTCCGGCAGCGGTGGGCATCTCAGGACGTGCGGGTGCACCGGTCCGGACGCAAGCGGTTGCACCATCCGATCGTGGGCCAGCTCGACTTGGACGTCGAGTCTTTGGAACTGCCCGCCGACCCCGGCCTGCACCTCATCGTCTACACCGCGCCCGCGGGCACGCCGACCGCTGATGGTCTCGCGCTCCTGGCGTCGTGGGCGGCCACCCAACAGAGGCTGGCGACCGAGCTTGAAGCACCCAGCGGATAGTCCGACGCCGTCAGCCGTACTGGTCAGCGGACCGCGCACCAGGGATTTCTTTCAGCTTGGCCTTCCGCCGTCTGACCGGCCGCTCACGTACCGGTGGTAGTTCTCTTGGCGGCTGCCGATCCCATCGCCGTATTGGCCCGCATTGACACGCCACTTTGTGTAACTCGAGTGGACACAGCCTCTGAGCTGCAAGAACTCTGGTGCGCGATACTGGGATTGAACCAGTGACCTCTTCCGTGTCAGGGAAGCGCTCTCCCGCTGAGCTAATCGCGCCGGGTCCAAAAGCTGGAGGTGGAGACGGGAATCGAACCCGTGTGCACGGCTTTGCAGGCCGTTGCCTCACCACTCGGCCACTCCACCGCTGGGATTGATGCCACTTGCACCTTCGAGCGGATGACGGGATTCGAACCCGCGACCCTCACCTTGGCAAGGTGATGCGCTACCAACTGCGCTACATCCGCGCGCCTCGGACGAGATCGTCGCCCGGTGCGAAGCACGACGATAGTCGACGTGAGCGGGCACATACAAATTTCTTGGTACGGACCGTGTCCAGGCTATCGCGGCGTATTGGCGACCCGCGGGCGGCCGGTACTGTCGAGGCCAGGCTCGTGCTAATCTTCGACGTCGTTCGCCTCTCGGCGCCGGTCCCGTGGCTCAGTGGGAGAGCGTCCGCTTCACACGCGGAAGGTCGCTGGTTCGATCCCAGCCGGGACCACTTTGCGACGGTGCAGGCACGGGTCAATCACCGTTGTGTTGGCTGCCGAATCGATGCGCGATCACGGCCGCTTTGCGCCGCGAGAGGCGGAACCGTCCTGCGGTAGCGGCGGTACGCTCGTCAAAGCCCTCGAACTAGGAAAAAGGTGGAGGGATGCCAATGGCGAGACCCCCGGGCGCTTCAGCAGCTGCCCGAATCGTGTTCGGTTAAATGTGGCGATTCACGAGCGGCTGCTCGCCGCCGTCGACGGCCGGCGCGGGATAGAGGCCGCCGACTCTCTGTGCCACGCTTGCGTGGTCTTCCTCGAGGTTGACGCAGCGGCGATTTCGATCGTCTTCGACGGCGCCAGCAGCGGCACACTGGGATCCAGCAGCCCGGCCGCGCGCATCTACGACGAATTGCAGTTCACGCTCGGCGAGGGACCGTGCCTGGACTCCGTCACGCGGCGGATTCCGATTCTGGTCGTCGACCTCGCCGATCCCGGCGAGGCCCGGTGGACCGCCTACGGGCCCGCCATGCTGGCCCACGGCATCAGAAGCGTCTGTGCGATACCGGTCGTGGTGGCCGGCGAATTTGTCGGCGCCCTCGACCTGTTCCGTACGCAGCCCGGACCGCTGCCGGACGAGGATTTGGTCGGCGCGGTCGCCGCCGCGGAGCTTGCCGGCATCCCGCTCCTGGACCTCATGAACGCCGACCTGCAGGCAGCCGTTGCCGACCCCACCAGCAATGCCTGGGCCGAACTCACCATGCTGAGCCGCTCGGAGGTCAGCCAGGCCACCGGAATGCTGGTCGCGCAGCTGGGGATTGAGCCGGCCGAGGCCCTTGTCCGGCTGCGCGCTCACGCTTATGCCACCGGCCGCAGCGCTACCGACGTGGCCCGCGACATCCTCGAGCGCCGGCTGAAGCTCGAGGCCGACTGATGCGGTCTCGCATAGGCAGAGGGAACAGTCCGAAGGAGGCGCTGTGACTGACACTCCCCGTGAAACCCGCGTGCTGGACGCCGTCGTCTCGCTCGTCGACAGCCTGCTCGACGACTTCGATGTCGTCGACCTGCTGACCGACCTCACCGAGCGATGTGCTGAGCTGCTCGACATCGAGGCCGCGGGATTTCTGCTTGCCGACCCGCTGCACCGGCTCCGGTTGCTGGCCGCCACCTCGGAGCAGGCCCGCGAAATCGAACTCTTCCAGCTCCAAGCCGACGAAGGCCCATGCGTGGACTGCTACGCCACGGGTCGACCGGTTTCGGTCGCCGACGTCCAATTGGTCGCAGGGCGGTGGCCGCGGTTCGTCCCCGCCGCGATCGGGGCGGGCTTCGCCTCCGTGCACGCCGTTCCGATGCGCGCTGCCGGCATAGCGTTCGGCGCGCTGGGTTTGTTCGGCACTCGCCCGGGCGAGCTCAGTGAGGCCGACCTGCTCGTCGGCCAGACGCTGACTCACATCGCATGCGTCGCGATCCTGGCGGAACACCCGCCCACTCCCGCCACCGTCATGCCGCACCTACGCTCCGCACTGACCAGTCGCGTCATCATCGAGCAGGCCAAAGGCTTCCTCCGTGAAACCCTGGGTGTGTCCGTGGAGGACGCGTTCCATCTGTTGCGCACGTACGCGCGGGCCA contains:
- a CDS encoding SDR family oxidoreductase, which encodes MADNQFTTHTELFDLSGKYALVTGGTSGIGMMIARGLLQAGARVVISSRKADRCAEAQRLLSEFGDVQAIPADLSRHDECQRLADLVKADSERLDILVNNAGAMWREPLATFPDEAWDAVLGLNLKSPFWLVQALLPALRRAGTADDPARIINIGSIAAIHVAQSPNYSYASSKAALHQLTRVLGRELGPQHVTVNAVAPGVFPSQMMASTLDAIGDTIAAAAPLRRLGRDDDMAGVAVFLASRAGSYLTGTIIPVDGGIATTATGTP
- a CDS encoding helix-turn-helix transcriptional regulator; this encodes MATVDLRADIRGFLSSRRARIAPEQAGLPAYGGNRRVKGLRREEVALLAGVSVDYYVRMERGSLASASDGVLDALASALQLDEAERDHLFHLARQSRAPSGPRRRRPVVTVRSTLQQVLDAISDAPAWIRNGRFDVLAMNQLARALYSPVLADPRRPANTARFVYLAPEAARDFFVDYDQLASDAAAKLRMEAGRNPHDEQLIALVGELSTCSELFRQRWASQDVRVHRSGRKRLHHPIVGQLDLDVESLELPADPGLHLIVYTAPAGTPTADGLALLASWAATQQRLATELEAPSG
- a CDS encoding GAF and ANTAR domain-containing protein; the encoded protein is MAIHERLLAAVDGRRGIEAADSLCHACVVFLEVDAAAISIVFDGASSGTLGSSSPAARIYDELQFTLGEGPCLDSVTRRIPILVVDLADPGEARWTAYGPAMLAHGIRSVCAIPVVVAGEFVGALDLFRTQPGPLPDEDLVGAVAAAELAGIPLLDLMNADLQAAVADPTSNAWAELTMLSRSEVSQATGMLVAQLGIEPAEALVRLRAHAYATGRSATDVARDILERRLKLEAD
- a CDS encoding GAF and ANTAR domain-containing protein, whose product is MTDTPRETRVLDAVVSLVDSLLDDFDVVDLLTDLTERCAELLDIEAAGFLLADPLHRLRLLAATSEQAREIELFQLQADEGPCVDCYATGRPVSVADVQLVAGRWPRFVPAAIGAGFASVHAVPMRAAGIAFGALGLFGTRPGELSEADLLVGQTLTHIACVAILAEHPPTPATVMPHLRSALTSRVIIEQAKGFLRETLGVSVEDAFHLLRTYARAKRQHLTDVARRLMTDRDSRPLLLAELTELVAAPPS